From Bacteroidia bacterium:
AATTTTGATACCAATAATAATCATTTAAGTCTGAATTCCTAATATTTTGTCCATCAGGAATCGCTTTTCTTTATTGGAAAGCGTTAGCTCCTTTGCTTTTCTGAATGCAATTATTGCTTTTTCTTCCTCGCCCAGCCTTGAGTAAATTTCTCCTACTGTCGCATAATACAAATAGTATTTTTCTAATATCTTGTCAATTTTTAATTCATTTAAGCTTTCCAACGCGGTCTCAGGTCCTTTTGCTTCCATTAAAGCAATGCAGCGGTTAAGCGAAAGAATGGGATCAGGATATTTAAAAAGCAATGCATCATAATAATATACGATGGATTCCCAATTAGTTGACCGGTAGTTGGGAGCTATGCAATGTTCGTAAGCAATAGCTGCCTCCAGATGATAATTTGAGATGAAACTTCCAACCGCAGCCTTGTTCAGATAGTTGTTCCCTGCATTTATCAATTCTCTGTTCCAGCTTGACCGATCTTGTTTTTCCAAAGGAATAAGGTCTCCCTCGGCCGAAACTCTTGCTGCGCTTCTTGAGCCATGCAAACACATTAATGCCATAAGTGCGTGGGCTTCGGGCAGGTGCGTTTTGTCATTTTCGATTAAGGATTTGCACAATAACATAGATTGCGCAATCAGGTCCTCCCTGATCAAGTTATCTGAATGCGTGGAGTTATACCCCTCATTAAAAAGCATATAGATTGTTTCCAGAACAACGCTGGTCCGGGATGATAATTCATTTTTCGAAGGAATCCGGGGTTTTATCTTTGATTTTCTGAAGTATTCTTTGGTGCGGTACAACCGCTTGGATATCGTCTGTTCCTCCGTCAAAAAT
This genomic window contains:
- a CDS encoding sigma-70 family RNA polymerase sigma factor, with the translated sequence MNLKISPDIELTVNHLFRHESGKMVSVLVKIFGSENFGLAEDVVQDALLSAMETWKFRGIPDNPKAWLYRTAKNKAIDIIRRDKHNQIIDFADPERKLLTSEYTLSEAMNNHWQESNIKDDFLGMMYACCHPAISEENQKTFILKSLCGFSTKEIARAFLTEEQTISKRLYRTKEYFRKSKIKPRIPSKNELSSRTSVVLETIYMLFNEGYNSTHSDNLIREDLIAQSMLLCKSLIENDKTHLPEAHALMALMCLHGSRSAARVSAEGDLIPLEKQDRSSWNRELINAGNNYLNKAAVGSFISNYHLEAAIAYEHCIAPNYRSTNWESIVYYYDALLFKYPDPILSLNRCIALMEAKGPETALESLNELKIDKILEKYYLYYATVGEIYSRLGEEEKAIIAFRKAKELTLSNKEKRFLMDKILGIQT